GGGCGCCGACCTGATCGTGGTGGACGCGCGGCGGCGGTTCCTGGACAGGCTGGCCGGCGTCGAGGACCCGGAGGAGAAGCGGCGCCGCATCGGTCACACTTTCATCGACGTCTTCGAGGAAGCTGCGAAGGGGGTGGGCGGAGAGGTCGGGTTCCTCGTGCAGGGGACGCTCTACCCCGACGTCATCGAGTCGGTCTCGCCGAGGGGCGGGCCGTCGGTCACGATCAAGACGCATCACAACGTGGGCGGGCTCCGGCCCGATCTCCCGTTCGCGCTGATCGAGCCGTTGCGCGAGCTGTTCAAGGACGAAGTGCGGCAGGTGGGACGCGAGCTGGGTTTGCCCGAGGACATCGTGCGGCGGCATCCGTTTCCCGGGCCCGGCCTCGCCGTGCGCATCCTGGGCCCGGTTGACGCCGAGCGCGTGGCCGTGCTTCAGAAGGCGGACGCGATCTATCTCGAGGAGATCCGTGAGGCGGGGCTCTACGACCAGATCTGGCAGGCGTTCGCGGTACTGCTGCCGACCCGCACGGTGGGGGTGCAGGGCGACTTCCGCACCTACGGCAACGTGGTGGCGCTACGGGCGGTCACGAGCCACGACGGGATGACGGCGGACTGGTACCACTTCCCGCACGAGGTGCTGGGGCGGATCGCGACGCGGATCACGAACGAGGTGAAGGGGGTGAACCGGGTGGTGTACGACGTGAGCTCGAAGCCGCCGGCGACGATCGAGTGGGAATAGGGGAGCAGGGAGCGGGGAGCGGTACCATTCGCGCGCCTCAAGGCGTCGGCGCGCACGAAAGGAACCGCTCCCCGCTCCCCGCTCCCCTTTCTATAGTCCCTTCTCCTCGATCAGCTTCAGGAACTCCCCCGGCGTACTGATCTCCAGCAACCGCTTCGGCACATCCTCTTCCTTCGCGAACTGGGCGATCTTGCCGAGCACCGGCAGGTACTGGTTCGACACTTCCAGCGGCGGCGCGACGATCATGAAGAAAAACTGCGCCGGCTGGTCGTCGATGGCCTTGTAGTCGATTCCCTCCGCCTTCCGGCCGAAGGCGACGCGGAGCCGGTTGACGACCAGGGAACGGGCGTGCGGGATGGCGATGCCGCGGCCGATGCCCGTGGAGCCGAGGTTTTCGCGCCGCTTCAGCATCTTGAAGAGCAGGCCCTGCGACTTGTCGTCGAGTTGAAGGAGCTGGACGAGCTCCTTGAGGATGTCGTCCTTGGTCGTGCCGCCGAGCGCCAGCTTGATGGCGTCTTCGGCGAAGAATTCGCGGAGGAGCATAGGGGGAGGAAGCTAGCCGTGGGGGCCGGGGGGGGCAAACAATGCCGGCGCCGGCCTGTTGCCGCTCCGCAACGGACGGTTTAGGTTGCCCGCGTGAGGTTCCCCTACTCGACGGGACACGAGTTCCCGCTGTTCCTCGCCCCCATGGCGGGGGTTTCCGAGGCGCCGTTCCGGCTGCTATGCCGGCGATTCGGCGCGGACGTCGTGGTGTCCGAGTTCCTGTCTTCTGAGGGACTGCGCCGGAAGAACGAGCGCACCCTTGAGATGGCTTGGTTCGACGCCGAAGAGCGGCCGATAGGCATCCAGATCTTCGGCGCCGAGCCCGCGGCGATGGCGGAGGCTGCGGCGCTCGTCACCGAGATCTTCCACCCGGAGTTCGTGGACATCAACTTCGGGTGCCCGGTCAAGAAGGTGGTGAAGCGGAACGGTGGGTCGGGGTGCCTCAAGGACCTGACGCTGGTAGAGAGCATCGTTCGCGCGGTCGGGGATGCAACGCTGCTCCCCGTCACCGTCAAGATCCGCTCCGGGTGGGACGAGACGTCGCGCGACCCGGTGGGGATCGCGCTCCTCTGCCAGGACGCCGGCGCGCGCGCCCTCACGCTGCACGCCCGGACGCGCACCCAGATGTTCTCCGGTGATGCGCGGTGGGAAGAGATCGCCGCGGTCGTGGAGGCGCTCGACATCCCCGTCATCGGGAACGGCGATGTCACGACGGCGGAGGACGTGGTGCGGATGCGCGAGACCACCGGCTGCGCCGGAGTTATGATCGCGCGCGGGAGCTTCGGCAACCCCTGGATCTTCGGGCAGGCGCGGGCCCTCCTCGAGGGCCTGCCGAAGCCGCCCGACCCGAGCCCGGAGGAGCGCTTTGAGACGGCGCTGCGGCACGCGCGGCTCACGCTCGCGGTCGAAGGCGACACCCCGAAGGCGGCGGTCGAGTTCCGCAAGCACCTGGGCTGGTACACGCGCGGGCTGCCGGGCAGCGCCGAGCTGCGGGCCAAGCTCCACCAGGTGGGGTCCCTCGCGGAAGTGGAAAATCTCTTCGCGGACTATCTCGGCTGTCAGGCGGTCCTCGCCGCCGTGTGAGCGGCGCTCTCCTCTTTCTCGTCATCGGCGTTGTCGCGGGCAGCCTGCTGGGGTGGCTGGCGGCGCGCCGGGCGTTGCCCAGGCCGGGCCCGGTGCCGCGCCCGCCGGCCGACGACCTGCCCGGCGGCGACTCGCCCGAGAGCATCCCCGGCGTTCCGGCCGAGGCCTCCTTCGATCCACTGGCGTACGCCCTGGTCGAGCGGTGCGCGCTGCGCGTGGGACTCCCCTGCGCCCTCATCGTCCGCGAGCTGGACGGCGCTCCCGCGGTCATCGCGGCGGTCGCCGGCGGAATGGACGCGCGCCTGGTGGGCTTCCCGGTGGAGCTGGATTCCCCTGCGGGCCGCGCCATCACGGACGGGATCCCGGTCGTCG
The sequence above is a segment of the Gemmatimonadales bacterium genome. Coding sequences within it:
- a CDS encoding PTS sugar transporter subunit IIA; this encodes MLLREFFAEDAIKLALGGTTKDDILKELVQLLQLDDKSQGLLFKMLKRRENLGSTGIGRGIAIPHARSLVVNRLRVAFGRKAEGIDYKAIDDQPAQFFFMIVAPPLEVSNQYLPVLGKIAQFAKEEDVPKRLLEISTPGEFLKLIEEKGL
- the dusB gene encoding tRNA dihydrouridine synthase DusB, whose amino-acid sequence is MRFPYSTGHEFPLFLAPMAGVSEAPFRLLCRRFGADVVVSEFLSSEGLRRKNERTLEMAWFDAEERPIGIQIFGAEPAAMAEAAALVTEIFHPEFVDINFGCPVKKVVKRNGGSGCLKDLTLVESIVRAVGDATLLPVTVKIRSGWDETSRDPVGIALLCQDAGARALTLHARTRTQMFSGDARWEEIAAVVEALDIPVIGNGDVTTAEDVVRMRETTGCAGVMIARGSFGNPWIFGQARALLEGLPKPPDPSPEERFETALRHARLTLAVEGDTPKAAVEFRKHLGWYTRGLPGSAELRAKLHQVGSLAEVENLFADYLGCQAVLAAV